The window GGAAGCGCGTTCTATTACAGTTATTGATATCAATCAAGAACGCTTAGAACTGGCTAAATCGCTTGGTGCCGATCATACTTATAACTCAAGTACGATGACTGCCGAACAAATCTTAACAGCGATGAATAGCTACCGCTTCAACCAGCTGATTTTAGAGACTGCAGGTTCACCAATAACGGTTAAATTATCCATAGAAATTGCAGGTCCACGCGCTCAATTAGTGCTTATTGGAACACTTCATCAAGATCTTAACTTACCGGAAAAAACCTTTGGTTTAATTTTAAGAAAAGAGCTAATGGTACTCGGTAGCTGGATGAACTATTCTGCACCATGGCCAGGTAAAGAGTGGCAGCTTATTAGTGACTATTTTTCTCAGGGAAAAATTAGACTCGACAAATTAATTGCCGGTATTGGTAATTTTGACGAATTTATTGGGATGGTAACTAATTTACACGGTAAATCGATGAGTGGTAAACTCTTGCTTAAGATTGGTAATTAATATGCTATTGCGTCGATAAACGGGTACGATATAATGATGGGCTGGGATTTGGCATTCGGCCTGTCATATAAAATAAAAATCTTTTAAAATAACAGGATAGAAAAATGAATTCACTTGAAAGACGTCATAACATCGTTGAAATAATTAATAAGACTGGCACAGTATTAGTTAATGAACTTTCAATATTGTTTGATGTTTCAGAAGTGACCATTCGAACCGATCTACGCTTACTTGAGAAACAGGGTATTTTAGTCCGTTTCCATGGAGGAGCAACACTACATCACTATGACTATGATGACAAAAATACCAATGAACTAAAATTAGAAGATCGTTATCAACGTTTTATTGATCCTAAAAAGCGCATCGCCCTTGAAGCGGCTAAATATGTAAAGCCTGGCGATACCATTATTCTTGATAGCGGTAGTACTACGATGATGCTAGCAGAGGAGCTAGTTAAAGTAGACAATATCACCATTATTACTAATAATCTGCCAGCAGCATTTGTCTTATCTGATAATAGTAATATCATGTTAGCTGTTTGTGGTGGAACACTACGACATAAAACACGTTCATTACATGGTTCCCTTGCTGAACATTCATTAGTGGGAATATCATCCAATTACCTATTTGTCGGTGCCGATGGTATTGATGCTGAACGCGGGATTACCACGTTTAATGAAGGTTATGCGATTAGTCAAATTATGGCCAATGCAGCACAAACAGTGATAGCCTTACTGGACTCATCAAAGTTTGGTAAACGCGGTTTTAATGTCGTATTACCTATCGAGCAATTAAATACAATTATAACCGATGTTGGTGTTGATGCTAAAGATGCCGATACCTTCATTAAAAAAGGGATTTCATTTATCACGGTTTAATACATTCATAAATCGTTGATAGTCTCAGCCTTTAAGCTTACTGATAGTGATTAAATTGCCACCCATAAACATAGTCAATCATTCCGTCCTACCCAAAAATAGACAATACGTTATTACCAAATCCATAAAACAAGATTCATATTCGACATAAAGAGGTGTTATAGTAATAGCCTCATTATTTGATAGTAATAGAAGGAATTGATATGAAAAATATTGGCATAATTGGTGTCGGCCATTTAGGCTCAGCCCTATTACAAGGTCTATTAAAAAGTAAACAGACACAACCCGCAAATATTTTTATTAGTGGTGGTTCATCCGGTAAAGCCCAAAAATTAGCGGCACAATTGCACTGTAATTTTTGTACTAATAACAAAGAACTGATAGAAAAATCAGATGTGATTATTTTGGCTGTTATACCGCGCATCTTACCTACCATACTTGATGAAATTGCCAAAGACTTTACAGAAAATAAAATCATTATCTCTGTAGCCGCCTCGTTCAGCCTAGCGCAGATCTATGAGCATATACCACAGCATATCTCTGTTATTCGAGCTATTCCTAATATTCCAAGTGAAGTTTGCCAAGGAATGACGGCGATCAGCGTTGCAGCCCAAGTGACTGATGAGCAGCTAACCACCGTTAAACAGCTATTTTTAGCAATTGGTCAAATTGCAATTGTCGAGGAGAAAAAATTAGAGATAAGTAGTACCGTTGCTGGCTGCTCTCCTGCTTATGTAGCTCTATTTATTGAAGCCTTAGCCGATGCAGGAGTCATTGGCGGATTATCGCGAGATGAAGCCTATTTATTGAGTAAACAAGCTGTCTTAGGTGCAGCAAGCGTACTATTAGAACAAAATATGTTGCCAGCCGAATTAAAAGATCGAGTCAGCTCACCTGGAGGAACCACCATTCGTGGCGTTGCCGCGTTAGAAAAAAATGGTCTACGTAATGCGGTGATTGAAGCAGTAAAAGCATCGGCCAAAATAACCGATTAATGAAAGAGTATGTTTATTCTCTACCATTTAGTTAGATAGAGAATAAACATTGTAGATAAATTATGGGCACTTATTTTTACACTAAAATCGCATGTTACAGCAAAAAAATAACGAAATTTTATAGCCCAAATCTAATCATTGATACAGAAAACTTATTTAACAAAATCCTCATCAGCAAGTATACGTAACGGCTCCATATCGCTCTCGCCTTTGATAACTAATGAAGTATCAGAACGTAAACATGCCCCGCCATAATGCCCACCAACAGTAAAGGTACAAATTTGTACATGCCTGTTTGCAACTTTTGGTAAACACCAAAGCTGTTGATAAATATTTTCTTGTCGCGCAAATCGACCACTCGTTTTATCTAACACCTGCTCATTATGGCTAACCAATTCAATATTATTCCCACAACGGCCCGCTATTGGTTTTATTGCATATCCTTGCTGAATCAAGTGATCATTTAATTCAAATGTCGATTCCAACAAATAGCGATGATTAGGAAATAGCGACCACAGAACAGGTAAAATTGCTTTATTACTTGGTATCACCGTCCAGAGAGGTTCAAATACATTAATTTCAGGACGCAATAAGACATCGATTAAACGCACATGGTTTTCCGGATGACCAGTTCTAATTGGTGGTGCTGATATTTGAGATTCGCTCTCTGCTCGCAGCTGTTCTAGAACCGTTTCCCATGCCCATGTTTTCCAAACACACTCCACTTGACGATTATCGCCATCGACTAATCGACCATGTTTATCCCAGTGCAGCTCATCAAGTCCATGCAAAATTTTGCTCTCAAAACCGGCTTGTGATAACGCTTTTTGCATAAATAGAGCGTGATAATTCTCTTCATTATCATTATCTTGCATAATATGAACAAAAGATTTAGCATCGCTATGTTTCCAACTATCAGCAAGGGCGTTAAGTAAATCTTCCCCCGGATCATCACCGATAGTTAAACCACCTTGTTTCGCCCATTTTTGTAAAATAGCACCTGTTTCAGTATGGCAAGAAGCTGAGTCAGCATTATACTCATATACTTTTAAGCCCCTTTCATCCATACAAAAATCTAACCGGCCGGTAATCATCTGATAGCGTCGTTTCTGCCAAGATAATCGTAAGCGAGGCCATAAGATTTCAGGAACATTAAAATTACGTAGTAGCTTGTCATCTTTCAATACTTTATCTGTGGCGTGTAAATACATAAGATGTAATTCATTAGTCGCACGAATTAACTCTTGGTGAGCACTTTCTGAAATCGTAAAATATTGATACGGATCGTCATGATTCACGGTATGCCCATTCGCCAACACATAAGCATGCTCTAATGGATCGGCCTCATTCAACCATTTACCATTAAACTGTCCTGTATCATCCAAACGAGCACTGTGAATAGTTCGATATTCTGGTGCTGTTTCAGGTTGCGTTAAGCTATAAGTTGTATCACTGGTTTGGATCATCCAACCTAAAATAGTCGTATCGTCAAAAGTATCTTGCAAATGATATTCGCCATTACGGCACACTAACGCTAATTCACGAGTCCATTGTTGTCCAGCGGGTAAACGGTGATGAGTCACATTTTGTTCTACAATACGAACTTTATCGGCTAAGACCTCTGTAATAATGGCTACATGACCAGTACGTTTAAAGATCCCACCCTCTTGCCAAATCAATAAAGCGCCAGAGGTAGGGGCTCTTTTACAACCATTCGCAAACGCTTGTAAAGGTAATAAAGATTCGTCAACGACATGGCGTAAAATCCTTAAGGAAAAAATCTCATAAGCCATACCAACATCAGTAAATACTACACCATAATTCAGGTACAAAAATCGTCTTGCAAACTCAACACACTGCCATTTGTATCCCATGTATTCGTGACCAATATAGCTACGAAATGACGCATCGTCAGGATAATCATCTTTATTTGTTGTCGTATAGTCCGATGAGTAAATAGCAACCCCACCTGGAGCAAAACCAAGTAAGGTCCCAAAAGGTTCGTTTTGATTTGTCATATCTGCTACCATAATTTTGCCTTCTATTAATCCTATCTAAAATACGTTTGCCATCATATGCCAATTTATGACGTAACTCTAGCTGTCCGATGCTTTTTTATCCTAGTGCTAATTTAGTGTTATGATTTTGTATGTGGTGTAATTATAGCGTAAAACCATTTGATAACCTTAAATAAAGTATCAGATTATATGGTATTGCCTATAAAGGCGTTGATTCAAATAACAATTTGAATAACATTAAATAAAGAGATAACTGATGAAACAGAAAATAGAAGAATATAAAGGGCCTGCCGCAGGCTGGGGAGCTTTAAAAGCAGTTGCTCAGGCCATCCGTGGTCAAATGAATATCAGTAAAGATATTATTGCTATGTTTGAGATGAATAAACCACAGGGCTTTGACTGTCCAGGATGTGCTTGGCCAGACCCAAAACATACTGCATCATTTGATATGTGTGAAAATGGCGCCAAAGCTGTATCTTGGGAAGCTACATCAAAACGAACAACGCCTGAATTTTTTGCCAATCACACCGCGACAGAATTACTCTCATGGAGTGATTTTGATTTAGAAAACGAAGGACGTCTAACCCATCCAATGAAGTACAATCCAGCAACGGATACTTATCAAGAAATTGAATGGCAGACAGCTTTTAATGAAATAGGTGCGATTTTACGTAGTTACGATGATCCTAATACCGTTGAGTTTTATACGTCAGGTCGAACCTCCAATGAAGCGGCATTTCTATACCAACTCTTTGCTCGTGAATATGGTACCAATAATTTTCCTGACTGCTCTAATATGTGTCATGAACCAACGAGTGTTGGACTTGCCGCATCGATAGGTATTGGTAAAGCCACCGTAGAACTAGAAGACTTTGATCATGCAGACTTAGTGGTCTGTATTGGACATAATCCAGGTACAAACCACCCAAGAATGCTATCTTCTCTTCGCGCAGTTTCTAAACGAGGAGGAACAATCGTAGCAATTAATCCACTAAAAGAACGTGGTTTAGAACGATTTACTTATCCACAAGATCCGATTGAAATGTTAACACTTACGTCGACCAAACTTGCCTCTCATTACTATCAAGTTCGAATTGGTGGAGATATTGCGTTACTAAAAGGCACGATGAGGATTGTTTTTGAACGGCATGAGGCAGCGGTTAAGGCTGGGCAACCGGCTATTTTGGATCTTGATTTTATCGCTCAACATACCAGTGGCTTTGATGATTTAAAACAAGATATTATGAATATTCAGTGGGATGAAATTCTTAATAAATCAGGATTGACGCTAGAACAAATCACCGAATTTGCTGAACTTTATATCAAGTCAGAACGAACTATTATCTGCTATGGTATGGGTATTACACAGCACCAACATGGTACTCAAAATATCCAGCAACTCGTGAATCTTTTACTCTTAAAAGGTAATATAGGTAAACAAGGTGCTGGAATTTGTCCATTGCGGGGGCACTCTAATGTTCAGGGTGATCGTACGGTAGGTATTACTGAAAAACCAAGCCAAACAATGCTAGATAATATAGAAAAACGTTTTGGTTTCACTCCACCAAAAGAGTTTGGCCATGCTGCAGTAGCAACCATGCAAGCAATGTTTGAAGGTAAGTCAAAAGCATTAATTTGTATGGGCGGTAATTTGGCTGTCGCGATGCCAGATCATGATGCAACATATGCTGGTATGAAAAAACTGGATTTAGCTGTACATACGGCAACAAAATTAAACCGTTCCCATCTATTAACAGCTAAAAACACCTATTTACTACCGGTACTTGGGCGTACAGAAATTGATATGCAAGCATCAGGATCACAATGCATTACAGTCGAAGACTCCATGTCAATGGTACATGCATCTCGCGGAATGTTAAAACCAGCAAGCCCACAATTAAAATCAGAGTGTGCCATTGTTGCAGGTCTAGCGAGAGCGACTCAACCAGATTCAAAAATAGAATGGGATGAGTTCATTAATGATTATGATAAAATTCGTGATGCAATTGAAGCCGTATTCCCTGAATTTAAAGATTATAATAAACGCATTAAACAGCGTGGTGGCTTTCATTTAGTTAACGCAGCATCAGAACGTCGTTGGGTCACTAAGTCAGGGAAAGCCAACTTTATTACTACCGATACGTTAGATGAAGATCCAAGAGATACTCAAAAAAGCGAGCTGATTCTGACAACAATACGTAGCCACGATCAATACAATACGACTATTTATGGCTTTAATGATCGTTATCGTGGCATATCTGGTCGCCGAGATGTCGTCTTTATCAGCCAAAATGAAGCGGAGAAGCAAGGTGTTAATGCGGGTGATGTCGTGAACTTGATTACTTTAGATAATCAAATGCAACCGACTTATCGCAGATTAGATGGTTTAACTGTGGTAATCTATGATATTGCCGATCGCTGCTTAGCCACCTATTTCCCTGAATCAAACAATCTGGTTCCATTGGATAATTTTGATATACAATCAGGTATTCCTGCTTATAAAAATATTCCAATTAAGTTAGAAAAGGCTGCTTAATTACTAAATCTATCTACCCTTATTGGGTAGATAGATTTTATCCTGAACAACTGATAGTTATATTTTTATCTCCCCTGCTATAAATTAAATTTACGAGCACATTTCTGTAAACTCTAGTTTAATTATCGTCAATCTATCAGCTCGAACACGATTAACTTATTTTTTAAATTGAGCACAATAGTGCACCAGAATTTCACTAGTTTTCGGCTTGTAACGGTCAACAAAAATTGGAGAGCTTCTTAGGCAGTTTTTAGTAAATTATGTTCAAATTCTGCTGGTGAAATAAATCCAAGTTTATAATGTCTTCTTTTTTGATTATAAATCGGTTCGATATAATCAATAATATCGCCCATCGCTTGCTCTCTTGTTATATAATCTCGATAATTAATTCTTTCTGATTTTAATGATCTAAAAAATCGTTCAGTAACGGCATTGTCTAAACAATTTCCAGCTCTACTCATACTAAAGGTAATTTGATGATATGATAATAACTGTTGAAATTGTTCACTACGATATTGAATCCCCTGATCACAATGAAATAAGGTAGGGCATTTTCCTTTTCGACGCTGTATCGCCATGTTTAGTGCCTTAACCGTCAGTAAACTGTTTGGCTTTTCAGAAAAGGCCCATCCAACAATGCGTCTAGAGCATAAATCCATGACAACAGCTAGATAGAGCCAGCCTTGCCTCGTCCGAATATAGGTAATATCACCTGACCAATAACGATTAATCGTCGCTGGATTAAATTGTCGATTTAAATGATTGGGTGCCAGTAGCGATGATTTACCGCCACGAGGATAGGAATGCTGTTTAGGCCTTTTAGCCACTAGGCCTAATTTTCTCATTAAGCGTCGGACCTTATCTAAACCAAGCTTAAACCCTTTTTTAACCAGTTCAACTAACATTCTTCTTTTTCCATATATACCGTCCATTTCGTTATGAATTGATTTTATGGCAATTTCAAGCCTAGTATTCATTAATTTACATGCGCGATGTTTAATTCGATAATAAAAAGTACTCGGTGCTAATGATAAACACCGACAGATTTGAGCGGTTTCATTTCCTGCCTTCTTCAGTATTAACGCTATTTGTTGCTGCTTGTCATTTCGATGGCGAAGAAGGCTGAAGCCTTTTTTAATAACTGATTATCACTTTGTAACTGCTTAACTTGTTTTTCTAAAGCTTGTATTCGTTTTTGTTCAGCGGTCAGCGCACTACTTTTAGGCGTAATACCTTGTCGTTCTTTTCTATATTGTGTTACCCAACGCCCAATTGATGAAATACTCACATTCATTGTTTTTGCTGCATCTTTATGTGCATAACCATAATTAAGAACGAGCTCTGCACATTCTCGTTTAAATTCACTACTTTGTTGTCTTGTCACGGGGTAATCTCCTTAGTTGATGGTTTATCATACCGCTAAGTATGTCTCCAAGAAAAGTATACCGTTACAGTACTGTAACGGGCTTTTAACAAGAGTTTTAAGATGCTTTGTGTTGATCCTTGATACTTCACTCGTATAGTTTCGCGTGTTAGGTCTAACCATAATTATTTCTCTCAATACGAAATCATTTGATTATTTTAACACTATATACGATTAATTTTAACTAGGGTCTTATTTTGTCTAAAGAAAAGGCGCATTACGATAAAATACGCCTAGATAACTACCTATCTATCTATTAAATAGATCACTCTTCAATAAATGGCTCATATTTAAAATCAATATTAATCTTAGCTTTTTCAATATCGACGGTTACAATACAGCCTATCCAAATAGGATTACCATTAGTTAAATTATTAACTATAGTAAATTCCCTTAATTCAATTAAATAATCCATTAGATCGCTGCTCGCCTGTGCGCTATCATTATCAAACCATTTAGTATTATTATCCACATCGACATAATCATATAGAAAGGTACAAACATCCCCTTCTGGAACAAATTCCGCTTGCAATATAACTTTTTTTGCTCCATCTGGACTTATACTAAATAATATTTTTCCAATGTCATTATAAATATCATTATCATTTCTCATTAAATTCCTCCAGGAGCATTAATTAAAATTTTCTCAATACTTCTTCCATTATCAATAGAGTATTTTACTTTAAATTTATCTGGTCTTATACCACTACTATTATAAACAGGCTCAATCTTAACTTTCACTGTTTTGCCGTCTTCTAGGGCTTTTACCCATTTGTTTTCCATTTGCTTCCATGCGCCACGGTTAAGGTTGGCATTCATCGGTAGCATATTTATTTTTTCACCCGAGCCATTTAATATTGACGCGATTAAATGACCGCCCTCGTCTCCCTCAATACCTAGTTTACCCGCTTTTAATTGCTGATAAGTGTTTCTGTCTAATGTATCAAGTTTAAGTTCAGCTTCTACTTGCTTTAATCTACCCAGTTCGTCAGTATGGTATATTTTATTACCATCAACAATATAAATTCTATTAGGCTCTGGGTTATTTAGTGCTTTATTCCAATTTCCTTTACTACCCGATTCGGTTTCTATTGTAACAATTTCGAGCTTATAGTGAACTTGCGTTTTAACATCTGATATCATCCATTTAATTCTGGCGTATTTTAAGGCTCGTAACGAATGAACAAAGGGTTCCGCAAGCGCACCCAGCAATATGCCCTCTAAGGCATTTTTTAACCGACCTTCTGCTGCCCCGTCATCAGGACTTGCTTGTAAATACGCAGTGACTGGATTTTGCAAGACTTCGAATGATTGAACAAGGTTTGATAATCGTTCCTCATGGGGCGCAAAGACAGCAAAATCAGCGACACCACCCGCAACCATACTTTGCGCAAACTTCCCCATTCTTGTCAGGGGTTTGATAACTTTAAGCCCTTTAGAGGCAGGAATAAAACCAACTAAAAACTGACTGACACCATGAGCAAGCGCACCCGATACGGTTTCAGCTTCGGGGACTTTCGGTAATTGAATAGGATTAGAGGATTCAACGCCAGCGCTATGCCCTGTTAACTGTTTAGCGATTGAGGCGTCCCATGCCAAATCAGAGACGGATTGCCCCGCATCACGGACACCACCCAGCAATTGAAGCGGCACATCATAATACCATGGGCGGTCAGTTTGCTGTTTATCAAACACGATATCAACATATTGCGCGTTGACAGGTAAACTCACATAAGCATAACCACTACTATCTAATGTGCCTTGGCTAAGCATCTTCTGACTGGCATTATCAAAGATAGTAAAGGGCTGATTAGCTAAATTATAAACCGTAAATTCAATGTAATTTTCTTCATTATCATATTGTGCTAGTTGACGCGCTTGGATTTCACTAGCCGTTAATCGACGCGGTATTCGATTACTCGGCAATTTTAGAAAGTTATTTTGTGGCGGTAACAAACCCGAATGATATTCAACGGGCTTTTCCAGTAAAATAGCACGCTCTGAACTTAGCGCCTCGATTAACGCAGCAGTAAGTTTCATATCATCTTTATTGTAGGTATTCGTGCCATAATATAAGCCCAACTTTTCCAGTATAGGATACAAGTTTTTACATTCTTCTTGATACTTAACACAATATTGAACAATTTCATCAAGATGTTGGTTATATTGATACTTAACTTTTTTAAATTCCGTAGTATCAATTACTTTTTGGGGAAAAGGATTGTCACTGTCTGACTTTAAACTATTATCTAATGGCTTTTGTAACTCTTGCCATTCCTTATTGGTGATTAAGCGATAATGTTTCATTGTGATTAATTTATCATTATTTTTTATAGCGATAACAATAATCGATTTTATTACTCATGACAAGATTTGATTACAGCTATTTTAAATATTAATAAACTGATTAAAACTACCCTAAAAGCCGAATAATTAACATCCATACAATGGTGTAAGTTGTTTTTTTACATCTATAAAAGTAAACGATATTCTTTAATCATCTTCAAATAGCGCGGATAGCGGTTTATTAAAATCAAGCCTTACATTGTTATTCTGTTCTATTTGTTGCTTGTCACTGTAACCATGATTAGCAAGCATTAACTTTGCGATTGTCGCGTTAAACTCGCCTGATAAGCCCTTATTGATTAGCTCGTTTTCTTGGATAGCTTTTACTGTTTCCAACAAGTCGTTAAATTCTTCCGATTCATTAGCATAGTTATACAAGCTAGAACGCGAACAGCCAATATATAGCGATAATCCGCTAACAGACGGAATCAATCCGCCATTTTCTTTATAGCCTTTAATAAGGTATTCCCTTGCCTTAACTAATCGCGTATCGAGATTGCTTTTTCTTCCTTTCATACCTCTAGCCCTTTATTATCAACCGATGCACATTTTAGTGCTTCGCTTAAATTTTATACAATTCTTAATTGTGACATTTCCTTTGTCACTTATTCTACTACAAAAGTTTTGTAGTTCAATTATTAACCGTTTACGCCTTGTAATGGGTGCCGGATTTCCGCCATCGCTTTAACTAATCCAAAGTCCGAGTATTGGATATTGAGATTAAAGCTATCTTTATTTATGGGTTAGTCCAGTTTTGGGCATACTAATTATGACCCTTGTCGATCTGCTCAAATTTGAGCGCATTAATTATCAACCATTGCGATAATGCCAATAGTTTAAGGCAATATTCTGCCCTCGCTTAAATACGGGATTATCCCCTAATTAAAGCAGCACTTATGCGGGTTCTTTGGCTGCTATTTGAAATGTACACCATTTAATAGTTCCCCATAGCAATAACAATTTATCTATATGATTTTAATAAAATCTGTCACAGGGTCGGATTTCAAATCCTAGCCTAATATAATCATGCTTACCAAAGGAAAGTTATTTATTTAATACATTCTACAATGCGCGCACTTTTGCTCATATCTTTAGGTTGTCATGGGACTGACAAAAACATAACACATTGATTTATAAGCAAAGTGTAAAATTACGTTTTATTAAATTCTTTATATTTCAGTAAGTTATTAAATAGCACCTATTAAGGGGATACAAGTGGATACTTTTATAAAACTTTTAGGGGGTAGGCAAAAGATATTACACCATTGACGGAATACTTAAGATGCTCTTTTCTTGGTGAGAAGTATTTTTATTATAAAGACGTTTGATTGGCTGAAAAGTCAGCCGATTGGTTTAGCGGCTCAATTTTGCGCCCGTTGATATTATTGAGGTTGTAAGCAATTATACATATATGCCTACAGTTGTAGTCATATGAGTACAACTGAATTTATCCTTGTGAGTCAGCTAATTAGTTGTATTGATATCCATATAACTGTATTGCTATCAATATGGTTGATTAATGGCATAACGATATGGTTACACCATTGTTTTAATTAGCCATTTATAACCTTGAATGACTTAGTGCCTGATATTGATACATTCCCATTACTTGCCTGCTCTACAAAGTCACCCCACCAATCAAGCATTACTCTTTTTTGCTGTTCGTACTCTGCGCGGTTGTAGGCTCGTCTAACTGCGTTCTTATCAACGTGAGATAACGCGCTTTCTATTACGTCATAATTAAAGCCTTGTTCATTCAGCGCGGTACTGGCTAAGGCTCTAAGTCCGTGAGCTACTAGCTTATCTTTGTAGCCCATTCTTTTAATCGCCATGTTAGCAGTCTGGCTATTCATTGGTTGATTATATGGCGGTTTAATACTTGGGAATACGTATTCACTTCTGGCACTAATATGCTTCATTACCTCAAGTATGCGCATTGCTTGTTTAGACAATGGGATAGCGTGCGCCCTGTCCATTTTCATGCGCTCGCTTGGTATCGTCCAAAGGTTAGCCTTGAGGTCTATTTCCTCCCATTTCGCGCCTACTGCCTCGCTAGGTCTTGTTAAGGTTAATAGTTGCCACTCTATAACCAATTTAGTTTGTAGCTCTATATTTGCCATAGATAAGGCTTTCATAAAGTCGGGTAACTCGTCGGGCTTTATTGTCGGTCTGCTCTTTGATTTAGGTTTACTAAAAACCGCTGTTACTTTAGCTATTGGGTTATTGTCGATAATCCCCTTATTAACCGCATAATACATTATTTCATTAGCTCGACTACACACTTGTTTAACTGTTTCTAGTTTATTGCTCTCATGTAATGGCTGTAATGCGTTAATTACTTTAACGGCTGTTATTTGGTTGATTGGAATATCTTTTATATATGGGAATAAATGATTATTTAGCATTCCCCATGCTAGTGCTATCGTTCTATCGTGTATACCTTGTTTAACTTTAAAATCTTTCCACTGTAATGCGATAGCATAAAAAGAATTATCAATCTCTAATTGTTTTTTTTGCTCTAACTCTTTTTTATGTTCTTGGGGGTCTACGCCTTGCTTGATTAATTCCCTAGCCTTGTCGCGAAGTTTGCGCGCTTGCTGTAATGATATATCTGGGT is drawn from Orbaceae bacterium BiB and contains these coding sequences:
- a CDS encoding terminase small subunit codes for the protein MKGRKSNLDTRLVKAREYLIKGYKENGGLIPSVSGLSLYIGCSRSSLYNYANESEEFNDLLETVKAIQENELINKGLSGEFNATIAKLMLANHGYSDKQQIEQNNNVRLDFNKPLSALFEDD
- a CDS encoding DNA/RNA non-specific endonuclease, which encodes MKHYRLITNKEWQELQKPLDNSLKSDSDNPFPQKVIDTTEFKKVKYQYNQHLDEIVQYCVKYQEECKNLYPILEKLGLYYGTNTYNKDDMKLTAALIEALSSERAILLEKPVEYHSGLLPPQNNFLKLPSNRIPRRLTASEIQARQLAQYDNEENYIEFTVYNLANQPFTIFDNASQKMLSQGTLDSSGYAYVSLPVNAQYVDIVFDKQQTDRPWYYDVPLQLLGGVRDAGQSVSDLAWDASIAKQLTGHSAGVESSNPIQLPKVPEAETVSGALAHGVSQFLVGFIPASKGLKVIKPLTRMGKFAQSMVAGGVADFAVFAPHEERLSNLVQSFEVLQNPVTAYLQASPDDGAAEGRLKNALEGILLGALAEPFVHSLRALKYARIKWMISDVKTQVHYKLEIVTIETESGSKGNWNKALNNPEPNRIYIVDGNKIYHTDELGRLKQVEAELKLDTLDRNTYQQLKAGKLGIEGDEGGHLIASILNGSGEKINMLPMNANLNRGAWKQMENKWVKALEDGKTVKVKIEPVYNSSGIRPDKFKVKYSIDNGRSIEKILINAPGGI
- a CDS encoding integrase domain-containing protein, with the translated sequence MNSYRQNLYPERLIMAIKIPPLTDTQIKSFKPIDKDKKYFDGGGLFLLVKVNGVKSWRLKYNSPLTKKEKLLTFGNYPDISLQQARKLRDKARELIKQGVDPQEHKKELEQKKQLEIDNSFYAIALQWKDFKVKQGIHDRTIALAWGMLNNHLFPYIKDIPINQITAVKVINALQPLHESNKLETVKQVCSRANEIMYYAVNKGIIDNNPIAKVTAVFSKPKSKSRPTIKPDELPDFMKALSMANIELQTKLVIEWQLLTLTRPSEAVGAKWEEIDLKANLWTIPSERMKMDRAHAIPLSKQAMRILEVMKHISARSEYVFPSIKPPYNQPMNSQTANMAIKRMGYKDKLVAHGLRALASTALNEQGFNYDVIESALSHVDKNAVRRAYNRAEYEQQKRVMLDWWGDFVEQASNGNVSISGTKSFKVING